One part of the Populus alba chromosome 18, ASM523922v2, whole genome shotgun sequence genome encodes these proteins:
- the LOC118034279 gene encoding uncharacterized protein has translation MAPYRSLALIALLVIMSAIESESRVARKDLGVDLGGVGVGLGAGVGVGLGGSGSGSGAGSGSGSGSGSSSGSSSSSSSSSRSSSSSKGGSDAGSEAGSYAGSRAGSGSGGKQGGGAGSGSGSGHGEGYGEGSGRGSGSDNGEGYGEGRGQGSGYGSGSGN, from the coding sequence ATGGCTCCATACAGGTCTCTGGCTTTGATTGCATTGCTCGTGATCATGTCAGCTATAGAATCTGAGAGTCGGGTTGCAAGAAAAGACTTGGGTGTGGATCTTGGTGGCGTGGGAGTTGGGCTTGGAGCAGGAGTGGGCGTGGGTTTAGGAGGTAGTGGCTCAGGGTCTGGAGCTGGGTCTGGTTCGGGTTCTGGTTCAGGATCAAGTTCCGGGTCAAGTTCGTCCTCTTCATCCTCATCCCGGTCCAGTTCAAGCTCTAAGGGCGGGTCTGACGCGGGCTCTGAAGCGGGTTCCTATGCTGGGTCTCGAGCAGGATCAGGATCAGGTGGTAAACAAGGTGGTGGAGCAGGTTCCGGGTCCGGTTCTGGACATGGGGAGGGATACGGTGAGGGTTCTGGCAGGGGAAGTGGGTCCGACAACGGTGAAGGCTATGGCGAGGGTCGTGGACAAGGATCGGGCTATGGCAGTGGAAGTGGTAACTAA
- the LOC118034275 gene encoding UDP-glucuronate 4-epimerase 1, whose protein sequence is MPSLEEELFPSTPGKFKIDRAHTMNRQFNRCFASTSTMFLWALFLIALTASYLSFQSFVDSGSRYFTASWGGIQWEKQIRNSAQIHRSKGMSVLVTGAAGFVGSHVSLALKKRGDGVVGIDNFNNYYDPSLKKARKSLLNNQGIFIVEGDINDARLIAKLFDIVGFTHVMHLAAQAGVRYAMENPHSYVHSNIAGLVTLLEACKLANPQPSVVWASSSSVYGLNEKVPFSESDRTDQPASLYAATKKAGEEITHTYNHIYGLSVTGLRFFTVYGPFGRPDMAYFSFTRNILQGKPITIYRGKNRVDLARDFTYIDDIVKGCVGSLDTSGKSTGSGGKKRGPAPYRIFNLGNTSPVTVPTLVKILERHLRVKAKRNIVDMPGNGDVPFTHANISLAQRELGYKPTTDLETGLKKFVKWYLTYYGYNRGKAVH, encoded by the coding sequence ATGCCATCGTTAGAGGAAGAGCTATTCCCTTCAACACCTGGTAAGTTCAAGATCGACCGTGCCCACACCATGAATCGCCAGTTCAACCGTTGCTTCGCTTCAACAAGCACCATGTTCTTATGGGCACTTTTCTTGATTGCTTTAACGGCGTCCTATTTGAGTTTCCAGTCTTTTGTCGATTCCGGTAGCCGATATTTCACTGCTTCTTGGGGCGGCATTCAGTGGGAGAAACAAATCCGAAATTCTGCCCAGATCCACCGTTCTAAGGGCATGTCCGTTCTTGTTACCGGAGCAGCTGGTTTCGTGGGAAGCCACGTTTCTTTAGCCCTCAAGAAACGCGGAGATGGCGTCGTTGGGATTGACAATTTCAACAACTACTACGACCCATCGTTGAAGAAAGCCCGAAAATCTCTCCTCAACAACCAAGGGATTTTCATCGTTGAAGGAGATATAAACGACGCCCGTTTAATAGCTAAGCTCTTTGATATTGTGGGTTTCACTCACGTCATGCATTTGGCGGCTCAAGCCGGAGTCAGATACGCCATGGAGAACCCACACTCTTATGTCCATTCGAATATAGCAGGCTTGGTTACTCTTCTTGAGGCTTGTAAACTGGCTAATCCTCAGCCGTCTGTCGTTTGGGCTTCTTCAAGTTCTGTGTACGGTTTAAACGAGAAGGTCCCTTTCTCCGAATCTGATCGGACGGACCAGCCCGCCAGTCTTTACGCGGCAACGAAGAAGGCAGGTGAGGAAATTACCCACACATACAATCACATTTACGGTCTTTCAGTTACTGGGTTAAGGTTTTTCACTGTCTACGGTCCGTTTGGAAGACCCGATATGGCTTACTTTTCCTTCACGAGAAACATTTTACAAGGGAAACCGATTACAATCTACCGGGGCAAGAATCGGGTTGACTTGGCCCGGGATTTCACTTATATCGATGATATTGTGAAGGGTTGCGTTGGGTCATTGGACACTTCAGGTAAAAGCACAGGGTCCGGTGGGAAGAAACGGGGACCGGCTCCTTATCGGATTTTTAATTTGGGCAACACGTCACCAGTCACGGTGCCTACACTTGTGAAGATACTGGAGAGGCATTTGAGGGTAAAAGCgaagaggaacattgtagataTGCCTGGGAACGGTGACGTACCATTCACTCATGCAAATATTAGTTTGGCCCAGAGAGAACTTGGGTATAAACCGACTACTGATTTGGAAACCGGGTTGAAGAAATTTGTCAAGTGGTATCTCACTTATTACGGCTATAATCGTGGGAAAGCTgtgcattag
- the LOC118034276 gene encoding uncharacterized protein — protein MANLKCFAVLGLLVASFAVSESRVARQDLGLDLGGLGIGLGVGVGIGLGGGGSGSGAGAGSGSRSGSSSSSSSSSSSSSSSGSGGGSGAGSEAGSSAGSRAGSGAGSGAGSEAGSSAEAGSSAGSRAGSGSRNGNGK, from the exons ATGGCCAATTTGAAGTGCTTCGCAGTTCTTGGTCTCCTCGTTGCATCTTTTGCTGTGAGCGAAAGCCGGGTCGCTAGACAAGACTTGGGCTTGGACCTTGGAGGCTTAGGGATTGGTTTGGGTGTTGGAGTGGGTATTGGGCTGGGAGGTGGTGGATCAGGTTCTGGTGCTGGAGCTGGTTCAGGTTCCAGATCTGGGTCTAGCTCAAGTTCCagttcatcctcttcatcaaGCTCTAGTTCTGGGTCCGGAGGTGGTTCTGGTGCCGGGTCAGAAGCCGGTTCGTCTGCTGGTTCTAGGGCCGGGTCAGGAGCTGGTTCTGGTGCCGGGTCGGAAGCCGGTTCGTCTGCTG AAGCTGGTTCGTCTGCTGGTTCTAGGGCCGGGTCAGGGTCAAGAAACGGGAATGGTAAATAA
- the LOC118034215 gene encoding tetraspanin-8, with amino-acid sequence MFRLSNNLVGILNFITFLLSIPILWAGIWLKNKGTSECDKFFDTPVIILGVFLLLVSLAGLIGACCRVSWLLWTYLLVMFLLIVLLFCFTIFAFVVTNKGAGQVLSGKGYKEYKLGDYSNWLQKRVGNQKNWRKIKSCLIDAKVCSDFNQKFANDTVEVLYTRHLSALQAGCCKPSDSCGFLYKSPTNWEKTSTNSTSDPDCAAWDNQADVLCFNCNSCKAGLLDNLRRDWKKVAVINIIFLVFLIIVYSVGCCAFRNNRRDNNSYSSGWKHP; translated from the exons ATGTTTCGTTTAAGCAACAACTTGGTAGGAATCCTGAATTTCATAACCTTCCTGCTCTCAATCCCCATCCTGTGGGCAGGGATATGGTTAAAAAACAAAGGGACATCAGAATGTGATAAGTTCTTCGACACCCCAGTTATTATCTTGGGTGTCTTTCTCTTACTAGTCTCTCTAGCTGGCCTAATTGGCGCGTGTTGTCGCGTGTCATGGCTTCTCTGGACTTACCTCCTAGTCATGTTTCTCCTCATCGTCTTGCTCTTCTGCTTCACGATTTTCGCTTTTGTCGTGACCAATAAAGGTGCCGGTCAAGTTTTGTCCGGGAAGGGGTATAAGGAGTATAAGTTGGGAGATTATTCAAATTGGTTGCAGAAGAGAGTGGGCAATCAGAAGAACTGGAGGAAGATTAAGAGTTGTTTGATTGATGCTAAAGTTTGCAGTGATTTTAACCAGAAATTCGCGAATGATACTGTTGAAGTCTTGTATACCCGCCATCTGTCTGCTCttcag GCTGGCTGCTGTAAGCCATCAGATAGCTGTGGCTTTCTTTATAAATCACCGACTAACTGGGAGAAGACATCTACAAATTCCACCTCCGATCCTGACTGCGCTGCATGGGATAATCAAGCAGATGTACTCTGCTTTAACTGCAACTCTTGCAAAGCTGGACTGCTGGACAACCTCAGGAGGGATTGGAAGAAGGTGGCTGTTATCAACATTATTTTTCTCGTATTCCTCATCATTGTGTACTCCGTCGGGTGCTGTGCTTTTAGGAACAACAGAAGGGACAACAATTCTTACTCTTCTGGATGGAAGCACCCTTAA
- the LOC118034232 gene encoding tetraspanin-15 encodes MAENSNPAEALAVRTTKETTKTNKGIVENTKSDKGAQVRKYAGLLSIFTFVLSVLIIAVAIWLLYMRDYDCEKLLRLPRLQMGIGIGLIFVSLISNIVVFLRSRFAVPGFFIVMVPLIVMFTMGLALVGANKMESKRLVATPMWFREKIRNHDDWENIKSCIFSSGTCDDLVSRSLNLKAFDFSIKKLSSIESGCCKPPSICQMEYVNATFWIKVDGAVDESQLQYSDCATWRNDPSSLCYNCGSCRRGFVRIMESKWRNLGVLLILMGLLLVIAHILLFVMVMWER; translated from the exons ATGGCAGAAAATTCTAACCCTGCAGAAGCACTTGCAGTGAGAACAACAAAAGAGACTACCAAAACTAATAAAGGAATTGTAGAAAATACAAAGTCTGATAAAGGAGCTCAAGTAAGAAAATACGCAGGCTTATTATCAATATTCACTTTTGTGCTTTCTGTTTTGATCATTGCCGTAGCTATTTGGTTGCTTTACATGAGAGATTACGACTGTGAGAAGCTCTTGAGGCTACCGAGATTACAGATGGGCATTGGCATTGGATTGATATTTGTTTCCTTGATTAGCAACATTGTTGTGTTCTTGAGATCACGGTTTGCAGTGCCAGGTTTCTTCATAGTTATGGTGCCGTTGATCGTGATGTTCACAATGGGACTTGCACTTGTGGGAGCTAACAAGATGGAAAGCAAGAGATTGGTGGCGACACCAATGTGGTTCAGAGAAAAAATCCGCAATCATGACGACTGGGAAAATATTAAATCTTGCATTTTCAGTTCAGGAACATGCGATGATTTGGTGTCCAGGTCCTTGAATCTCAAAGCATTTGATTTCAGTATCAAGAAATTATCATCTATAGAG TCTGGATGTTGCAAACCACCATCAATATGTCAAATGGAGTATGTGAACGCCACATTTTGGATAAAAGTTGACGGCGCAGTGGATGAATCACAACTGCAATATAGTGACTGTGCTACATGGCGGAATGATCCAAGCAGCCTGTGCTACAACTGTGGATCTTGTAGACGTGGTTTTGTGAGAATAATGGAAAGCAAATGGAGGAACCTCGGAGTCCTCCTCATCTTAATGGGGTTGCTTCTTGTTATTGCTCACATATTATTATTCGTTATGGTTATGTGGGAGAGGTAA
- the LOC118034216 gene encoding cytochrome c oxidase subunit 6b-2, whose protein sequence is MGKEIELKTAPADYRFPTTNQTRHCFTRYIEFHRCVAAKGDEGNDCERFAKYYRSLCPSEWVERWNEQRENGTFPGPL, encoded by the exons ATGGGAAAAGAG ATTGAGCTGAAAACAGCTCCAGCTGATTATCGATTCCCTACGACAAATCAAACCAGACACTGTTTCACCCGCTACATTGAATTTCATAG GTGTGTGGCAGCGAAGGGTGATGAAGGTAATGATTGCGAACGTTTTGCTAAATACTACCGTTCCCTTTGCCCCTCTGAGTGG GTCGAGAGGTGGAATGAGCAGAGGGAGAATGGAACATTTCCAGGTCCCCTTTGA